One genomic window of Salvia miltiorrhiza cultivar Shanhuang (shh) chromosome 4, IMPLAD_Smil_shh, whole genome shotgun sequence includes the following:
- the LOC131021408 gene encoding light-mediated development protein DET1 isoform X1 — MFRSNNVAARIFERQISTPAPGTSVHCARRFYENIVPCHTIYDVECPDVLFRKFSDDGNYLVTFSRNHQDLVVYRPTWLSFSCREDDCLNHDLPPKASKFESFFTQMYCVTLAASGELICKDFFLYSEKNQFGIFATSTAQIHDAPAVGGAIQGIPSIEKITFHLVRLEDGVILDERVFCNDYINLAHSMGVFLYDDLVAIVSLRYQRIHILQIRDSGNLVDVRSIGEYCREDDELFLNSSAQGMTIADRNTAHNIGNGLDNIHHMPETSFLSGLKQRLLSFILRGIWNEEHDPTSRMQCLKKKFYFHFQDYADLVIWKVQFLDRHHLLIKFGSVDGGVARNTDNHPAFFAVYNMETTEIISFYQNSAEELYTLFELFCEHFHSSSKNSFYMNFLSTHSNNIHALEQLKCNKTKASSLQQFVKKMLATLPFNCQSQSPSPYFNHSLFRYDEKLISATDRHRQSTDHPIKFILRRQPNTLKFKIKPGPESGNSDTRTKKISSFLFHPILPLAISVQQTLFLQPAVVNIHFRR, encoded by the exons ATGTTTAGAAGCAACAATGTGGCGGCCCGAATTTTCGAGCGCCAGATTTCTACTCCTGCTCCCGGCACCTCT GTCCATTGTGCCAGACGGTTTTATGAGAACATAGTTCCATGTCATACTATATATGACGTTGAATGCCCTGACGTTCTATTTCGTAAGTTCAGTGACGATGGAAACTACCTTGTAACCTTCAGCAGGAATCATCAGGATCTCGTTGTTTACAGACCCACTTGGCTGTCATTTTCGTGCAGAGAAGACGATTGTCTTAATCATGATCTTCCTCCTAAAGCCAGCAAATTCGAGAGTTTTTTTACCCAAATGTACTGCGTCACTCTTGCTGCCAGTGGTGAGCTTATATGCAAAGATTTCTTCCTGTACTcagaaaaaaatcaatttggAATATTTGCAACTTCAACTGCACAAATTCATGATGCACCTGCTGTTGGAGGTGCAATTCAAGGAATCCCATCAATTGAAAAAATAACCTTTCACCTTGTAAG ATTGGAAGATGGAGTTATACTTGATGAGAGGGTTTTCTGCAATGATTATATTAACTTGGCGCATAGCATGGGTGTTTTCTTGTACGATGATTTGGTGGCTATAGTGTCTCTGCGTTATCAGAGAATCCACATTCTCCAAATCAGAGACTCTGGAAACCTTGTTGATGTAAGATCTATTGGGGAATATTGCCGAGAAGATGATGAGCTTTTTCTCAATTCCAGTGCTCAG GGTATGACCATTGCAGACAGAAATACAGCACATAATATTGGCAATGGTCTGGATAATATCCATCATATGCCAGAGACTTCTTTTTTGAGTGGTTTAAAGCAGCGCCTGCTTTCCTTTATATTACGAGGGATATGGAATGAAGAACATGATCCGACTTCA AGAATGCAATGCCTTAAGAAGAAGTTTTATTTCCATTTCCAAGATTATGCTGATTTGGTTATATGGAAG GTGCAATTCTTAGACCGGCATCACCTTCTAATAAAGTTTGGCAGTGTTGATGGTGGG GTGGCGCGAAATACAGATAACCATCCTGCATTCTTTGCTGTGTATAATATGGAGACAACAgaaataatttcattttatcAG AACTCTGCCGAGGAGCTCTATACATTGTTTGAGCTATTTTGCGAGCATTTCCATTCCTCGTCAAAGAATTCATTTTACATGAATTTTTTATCAACACATTCAAACAACATTCATGCCCTGGAGCAGTTGAAATGCAATAAAACCAAAGCTAGCAGCTTGCAGCAG TTTGTTAAGAAGATGTTAGCTACTTTGCCTTTCAATTGTCAGTCCCAGAGCCCTTCACCCTACTTCAATCACTCACTATTTCGATACGATGAAAAG TTGATTTCAGCAACTGACCGACACAGACAGTCTACTGACCATCCGATCAAATTCATTTTGAGGAGGCAACCTAATACTCTCAAATTCAAGATCAAACCAG GTCCTGAATCTGGGAATTCTGATACCCGGACGAAGAAGATATCGTCGTTTCTGTTTCATCCAATTTTGCCTCTAGCGATTTCTGTACAACAGACTCTATTTTTGCAACCAGCAGTTGTAAATATCCACTTCCGTAGATAA
- the LOC131021408 gene encoding light-mediated development protein DET1 isoform X2, with translation MYCVTLAASGELICKDFFLYSEKNQFGIFATSTAQIHDAPAVGGAIQGIPSIEKITFHLVRLEDGVILDERVFCNDYINLAHSMGVFLYDDLVAIVSLRYQRIHILQIRDSGNLVDVRSIGEYCREDDELFLNSSAQGMTIADRNTAHNIGNGLDNIHHMPETSFLSGLKQRLLSFILRGIWNEEHDPTSRMQCLKKKFYFHFQDYADLVIWKVQFLDRHHLLIKFGSVDGGVARNTDNHPAFFAVYNMETTEIISFYQNSAEELYTLFELFCEHFHSSSKNSFYMNFLSTHSNNIHALEQLKCNKTKASSLQQFVKKMLATLPFNCQSQSPSPYFNHSLFRYDEKLISATDRHRQSTDHPIKFILRRQPNTLKFKIKPGPESGNSDTRTKKISSFLFHPILPLAISVQQTLFLQPAVVNIHFRR, from the exons ATGTACTGCGTCACTCTTGCTGCCAGTGGTGAGCTTATATGCAAAGATTTCTTCCTGTACTcagaaaaaaatcaatttggAATATTTGCAACTTCAACTGCACAAATTCATGATGCACCTGCTGTTGGAGGTGCAATTCAAGGAATCCCATCAATTGAAAAAATAACCTTTCACCTTGTAAG ATTGGAAGATGGAGTTATACTTGATGAGAGGGTTTTCTGCAATGATTATATTAACTTGGCGCATAGCATGGGTGTTTTCTTGTACGATGATTTGGTGGCTATAGTGTCTCTGCGTTATCAGAGAATCCACATTCTCCAAATCAGAGACTCTGGAAACCTTGTTGATGTAAGATCTATTGGGGAATATTGCCGAGAAGATGATGAGCTTTTTCTCAATTCCAGTGCTCAG GGTATGACCATTGCAGACAGAAATACAGCACATAATATTGGCAATGGTCTGGATAATATCCATCATATGCCAGAGACTTCTTTTTTGAGTGGTTTAAAGCAGCGCCTGCTTTCCTTTATATTACGAGGGATATGGAATGAAGAACATGATCCGACTTCA AGAATGCAATGCCTTAAGAAGAAGTTTTATTTCCATTTCCAAGATTATGCTGATTTGGTTATATGGAAG GTGCAATTCTTAGACCGGCATCACCTTCTAATAAAGTTTGGCAGTGTTGATGGTGGG GTGGCGCGAAATACAGATAACCATCCTGCATTCTTTGCTGTGTATAATATGGAGACAACAgaaataatttcattttatcAG AACTCTGCCGAGGAGCTCTATACATTGTTTGAGCTATTTTGCGAGCATTTCCATTCCTCGTCAAAGAATTCATTTTACATGAATTTTTTATCAACACATTCAAACAACATTCATGCCCTGGAGCAGTTGAAATGCAATAAAACCAAAGCTAGCAGCTTGCAGCAG TTTGTTAAGAAGATGTTAGCTACTTTGCCTTTCAATTGTCAGTCCCAGAGCCCTTCACCCTACTTCAATCACTCACTATTTCGATACGATGAAAAG TTGATTTCAGCAACTGACCGACACAGACAGTCTACTGACCATCCGATCAAATTCATTTTGAGGAGGCAACCTAATACTCTCAAATTCAAGATCAAACCAG GTCCTGAATCTGGGAATTCTGATACCCGGACGAAGAAGATATCGTCGTTTCTGTTTCATCCAATTTTGCCTCTAGCGATTTCTGTACAACAGACTCTATTTTTGCAACCAGCAGTTGTAAATATCCACTTCCGTAGATAA
- the LOC131021409 gene encoding protein FAR1-RELATED SEQUENCE 1-like has protein sequence MLDKYALKENDWLKRLFNLKEKWALVYGRQMFCADMTTTQRSESVNSVVKRYVNYKHKFLEFFKHFQRLLDDRRYEEIKADFKASTSVPHLTYPVQILKQAAGIYTPEVYKIFEQEWYKAHDCSVECSDDGGLQVSYKITPYNKSHHHIVAFDSSSGKANCSCRKFEFAGILCSHILKVFTMKSITNIPGEYILKRWTRKAKVGFIGDSNLNTCNLDPKMLQNVRYKELCGLYVQLVTKASENEDTYRLVKDGILKMFDIVDDRLQSIKSTDNQVHGKEFDKHSVTEDELHTKEKNNSGAKGIKSKHKTTSGKRPRGGLEKASQKRRGRGGKILPSIAPTSSSPLLSSNFEGGEKNLNTTSVVSAIPYQRPNTFEEFYASSSQQSLGELSFPMNMTSLLLAQQPLNFGSLGTKNSQQNE, from the exons ATGTTGGATAAGTATGCACTTAAAGAAAATGATTGGTTGAAGCGTTTGTTTAATTTGAAGGAAAAATGGGCTTTAGTCTATGGACGACAAATGTTTTGTGCTGACATGACTACCACCCAAAGGAGTGAGAGTGTGAACAGTGTTGTTAAGAGATATGTAAATTACAAGCACAAGTTTCTAGAATTTTTTAAGCACTTCCAGAGACTTCTTGATGACCGTCGATATGAGGAGATAAAAGCCGATTTTAAAGCAAGTACAAGTGTTCCACATTTGACGTATCCTGTTCAGATTTTAAAGCAGGCAGCAGGCATTTATACCCCTGAGGtatacaaaatctttgaacaagAGTGGTATAAAGCTCATGATTGTAGTGTGGAATGCTCTGATGATGGGGGATTACAAGTGAGTTACAAAATTACTCCTTATAACAAGAGCCATCACCATATAGTTGCATTTGATTCATCGAGTGGAAAGGCTAATTGTAGTTgcagaaaatttgaatttgccGGGATTTTATGTTCTCATATTTTGAAGGTATTCACAATGAAAAGCATTACGAATATCCCAGGAGAATATATCCTAAAAAGGTGGACGCGGAAAGCAAAAGTTGGATTTATTGGAGATTCGAATCTTAACACCTGCAACTTAGATCCAAAAATGCTTCAGAATGTGCGATATAAAGAATTGTGTGGATTGTATGTTCAATTGGTTACAAAAGCATCAGAGAATGAAGACACATATAGACTTGTGAAAGATGGAATTTTGAAGATGTTTGATATAGTGGATGACAGGTTGCAAAGTATAAAATCAACTGATAACCAAGTACATGGTAAAGAGTTTGACAAGCATTCAGTGACTGAGGATGAGCTACATACTAAAGAAAAAAACAATTCTGGAGCCAAAGGTATAAAATCGAAGCACAAGACAACTTCAGGCAAGAGACCAAGAGGTGGCTTGGAGAAAGCTTCACAgaaaagaagaggaagaggaggaaaAATCCTACCTTCAATTGCTCCCACAAGTTCATCTCCATTGTTATCTTCTAATTTTGAG GGTGGAGAAAAAAATCTTAACACTACTTCAGTTGTATCTGCTATACCATATCAAAGACCCAACACATTTGAG GAATTCTATGCAAGTTCAAGCCAACAAAGTTTGGGTGAACTCTCATTTCCTATGAACATGACAAGCTTATTATTG gCACAACAACCACTTAACTTTGGATCTTTAGGAACAAAGAACTCGCAGCAAAATGAATAA